A genomic region of Pristiophorus japonicus isolate sPriJap1 chromosome 22, sPriJap1.hap1, whole genome shotgun sequence contains the following coding sequences:
- the marchf8 gene encoding E3 ubiquitin-protein ligase MARCHF8 isoform X2, producing MRSLWPILPAVPATSQRICHCEGDDEGPLITPCHCTGSLRYVHQACLQQWIKSSDTRCCELCKYEFIMETKLKPLRKWEKLQMTSSERRKILCSVTFHIIAITCVVWSLYVLIDRTAEEIKQGQTSGILEWPFWTKLVVVAIGFTGGLVFMYVQCKVYVQLWKRLKAYNRVIYVQNCPETSRKSAVEKPPLVEQNFENKEAPSVQRSEINSLHCTEPEHCGVGILNV from the exons AATATGTCACTGTGAAGGAGATGATGAAGGCCCCCTCATTACGCCCTGTCATTGCACTGGGAGTCTCCGATACGTCCACCAGGCCTGCCTACAGCAGTGGATCAAGAGCTCGGACACCcggtgctgcgagctctgcaaataTGAGTTCATCATGGAGACCAAATTAAAACCACTGCGGAAG TGGGAGAAATTGCAGATGACTTCAAGTGAGAGGAGAAAGATTCTGTGCTCAGTAACGTTCCATATCATTGCAATCACCTGCGTGGTGTGGTCGCTATACGTCTTGATTGATAGGACGGCTGAGGAGATTAAGCAAGGCCAGACCAGCG GTATTTTGGAGTGGCCATTTTGGACTAAGCTGGTGGTTGTGGCAATTGGATTCACTGGGGGACTTGTGTTCATGTACGTCCAGTGCAAAGTGTATGTGCAACTGTGGAAGAGACTGAAGGCGTACAACAGGGTCATTTACGTACAGAACTGCCCCGAAACCAGCAGGAAGAGCGCAGTGGAGAAACCACCACTGGTGGAGCAGAACTTTGAGAATAAGGAAGCCCCTTCAGTTCAACGGTCTGAGATTAACTCTCTGCACTGCACGGAGCCTGAGCATTGTGGGGTGGGAATACTGAACGTCTAG